From Verrucomicrobiia bacterium, the proteins below share one genomic window:
- a CDS encoding cytochrome c biogenesis protein ResB, whose translation MILDRLYRLFTSLRLTVVLLALAIILIFWGTLAQVHLGLYQAQNEFFRSFCVTWQPRGSNLRIPIFPGGYLVGGLMIINLFASHFRYYKAGWKKVGIMLIHIGLVLLLLGQFLTDFLAEESILHLREGEAKNYSESSREFELTITDVSDPAADRIVSVPARALRSDREITQSELPFRLLLKQYYANSSLVQNAEAGYEQVAATAGVGAGIFWKELPQETAMDRRDMPSGLFEVIGPKGSAGTYLISAFLKNPQELVLDGKRFLLELRLRRFYKPFHIHLVEFNHDLYPGTSIAKNYSSMVRVVNPQTGEDRQVLIKMNTPLRYKGETYYQSSFDADDKGSILQVVRNPSWLTPYLACVLVSLGLTSQFGIHLVGFAAKRRKS comes from the coding sequence ATGATCCTGGACCGACTCTACCGCCTTTTTACCTCGCTGCGATTAACGGTCGTCCTGCTCGCTCTGGCGATCATCCTGATCTTTTGGGGAACGCTCGCGCAGGTGCACCTTGGTTTGTATCAGGCCCAGAACGAATTCTTTCGCAGCTTCTGTGTGACATGGCAGCCCCGCGGATCGAATCTTCGAATCCCGATTTTCCCTGGTGGCTACCTGGTGGGCGGATTGATGATCATCAATCTTTTCGCTTCGCATTTTCGCTACTACAAGGCCGGATGGAAGAAGGTGGGCATCATGCTGATTCACATCGGACTCGTCCTGCTGCTGCTCGGCCAGTTTCTCACGGACTTTCTTGCGGAAGAAAGCATTCTGCACCTGCGGGAAGGCGAGGCAAAAAACTATTCTGAATCCTCGCGCGAATTCGAGCTTACTATTACCGATGTTTCGGATCCTGCAGCCGATCGCATTGTGAGCGTGCCTGCGCGAGCATTGCGCTCTGATCGCGAAATCACGCAGTCAGAACTTCCTTTCAGGCTGTTGCTGAAACAATACTACGCCAACTCATCGCTCGTGCAGAATGCGGAAGCAGGATATGAGCAGGTTGCTGCAACTGCCGGGGTGGGCGCCGGAATCTTCTGGAAGGAGCTGCCGCAGGAGACTGCCATGGACCGGCGCGATATGCCGTCGGGTTTGTTCGAGGTGATCGGCCCTAAAGGCTCGGCCGGCACGTACCTCATTTCGGCGTTCCTGAAAAATCCGCAGGAACTGGTGCTGGATGGAAAGCGTTTTCTGCTGGAGCTGCGCCTGCGCCGCTTCTACAAGCCGTTCCACATTCACCTCGTGGAGTTCAATCACGACCTTTATCCGGGAACTTCGATTGCAAAGAACTACTCGAGCATGGTTCGCGTGGTGAACCCGCAGACAGGTGAGGACAGGCAGGTGCTGATCAAGATGAACACGCCGTTGCGCTACAAGGGTGAGACGTACTATCAATCGAGTTTCGATGCCGACGACAAGGGCAGCATCCTGCAGGTCGTGCGGAATCCGAGCTGGCTTACGCCCTATCTCGCCTGCGTATTGGTCTCGCTTGGGTTGACCTCGCAATTTGGAATTCACCTGGTCGGATTTGCAGCGAAACGGAGGAAGTCATGA